The proteins below come from a single Cannabis sativa cultivar Pink pepper isolate KNU-18-1 chromosome 3, ASM2916894v1, whole genome shotgun sequence genomic window:
- the LOC115711430 gene encoding polyadenylate-binding protein 7, translated as MAAAPIVTTPPIALYVGDLPPDATEDHLKEIFKDFPSMVSVRVCRDSQTGRSLRYGYTNFLNAKDALQAITTKNHSLLNGKQIRVMWANRDPGSRKSGIGNVFVKNLCESIDNVRLQDLFSKFGYILSCKVNKYDDGKSKGHGFVQFDNEDSAVAAIQSMNGTTIGDKQLFVSKFIGKYERMKTSDVKFTNLYVKNLDPSVNEELLREKFSVFGNISSLAIAKNESGKPRGFVFVNYDNPDDAKRAVEGMNGSELGSQILYVARAQKAVERKQILKHQYEEKRKEKIKKYKNSNVYIKNIDDDVTEEELKEHFSQCGTITSVKLMTNDKGINKGFGFVCFSTPEEAYSAVNTFNGSMFHRKPLYVSIAQRKEDRQAHLQQLHHMHRLSGLSAPSASVGTAGGYSPFYYSAPPSGVVPQVPSGPGLLYPSPGFRPDWRVNGFATSSRPPFQPPSPLPIHPNACRHHRPNRGRMNGHILPSVSHLQQQLPLMYPKDSTNQQRNGQSKYLPNGRVRDTNRGSSGFSSHLHHPQGLEILSSMLSAASPQNQKRMLGDRLFPMVSKYQPDLASKITGMLLDMDNAELLLLLESPDSLVTKVKEAVEVLKSVSESNSNSNSNSKSNNSPIHLSAEVAVN; from the exons ATGGCGGCAGCTCCGATTGTCACCACACCGCCAATTGCGTTGTACGTCGGAGATCTTCCACCGGACGCTACCGAAGACCATCTGAAggagattttcaaagatttcCCGAGTATGGTCTCTGTTCGAGTCTGTAGGGACTCTCAAACTGGTCGCTCTCTCCGCTATGGCTACACCAACTTTCTTAACGCCAAAGATG CACTTCAGGCTATTACAACGAAAAATCACAGCTTGCTGAATGGGAAACAGATCAGAGTTATGTGGGCAAATCGTGATCCTGGTTCAAGAAAGAGTGGGATAGGGAATGTGTTTGTGAAG AACTTGTGCGAGTCCATTGATAACGTGCGTCTTCAAGACTTGTTTAGCAAATTTGGATACATTTTAAGTTGTAAAGTGAACAAGTATGATGATGGAAAAAGCAAAGGACATGGCTTTGTTCAATTCGACAATGAGGACTCTGCAGTTGCTGCTATTCAGAGCATGAATGGAACCACTATTGGCGATAAGCAACT ATTTGTATCCAAGTTTATCGGGAAGTATGAAAGAATGAAGACCAGTGATGTTAAATTTACAAATCTGTACGTTAAAAACTTGGACCCATCTGTTAATGAAGAGCTTCTGAGAGAGAAATTCTCAGTATTTGGAAATATTAGTAGCTTGGCTATTGCAAAGAATGAGAGTGGGAAGCCCAGAGGCTTTGTTTTTGTGAATTACGATAACCCAGATGATGCTAAACGAGCGGTAGAAGGCATGAATGGTTCAGAATTAG GCTCCCAGATTCTGTATGTTGCAAGAGCACAGAAAGCAGTAGAGCGCAAGCAAATTCTGAAACATCAATACGAGGAAAAACGCAAAGAGAAAATTAAGAAGTACAAG AACTCTAACGTGTACATAAAGAATATCGATGATGATGTGACTGAGGAAGAGCTGAAAGAACACTTTAGTCAGTGTGGTACTATAACCTCTGTAAAATTAATGACGAATGACAAAGGAATTAACAAAGGGTTCGGGTTTGTTTGCTTCTCTACTCCTGAAGAGGCCTACAGTGCTGTTAATACTTTCAATG GGTCAATGTTTCATCGGAAACCTTTATACGTGTCTATTGCTCAGAGAAAGGAGGATAGACAAGCCCACCTGCAGCAGCTTCACCATATGCATCGTCTGTCAGGACTATCTGCACCTTCAGCTTCTGTTGGCACTGCTGGAGGGTATTCTCCTTTCTACTACTCTGCTCCTCCTTCTGGTGTTGTTCCGCAAGTGCCTTCTGGGCCAGGGTTACTATATCCATCTCCAGGTTTCAGACCAGATTGGAGGGTTAATGGTTTTGCTACTTCATCCAGACCCCCCTTCCAGCCACCATCACCACTTCCT ATTCATCCAAATGCTTGTAGACACCACAGGCCAAACAGGGGTAGGATGAATGGACACATTCTTCCGAGTGTGTCACACTTGCAACAACAGCTGCCATTGATGTATCCAAAAGATTCAACTAATCAGCAG CGTAATGGGCAATCAAAATATTTGCCAAATGGGCGTGTAAGAGACACTAACAGGGGATCATCTGGATTCTCATCCCATCTTCATCATCCTCAAGGGCTAGAAATTTTGAGCAGCATGCTCTCTGCTGCTTCTCCTCAGAATCAGAAGCGTATGCTTGGAGATCGTCTCTTTCCAATGGTCAGCAAATACCAG CCGGATCTGGCTTCGAAAATCACTGGAATGCTTCTGGATATGGACAATGCAGAGCTGCTGCTATTGCTGGAGTCACCAGACTCATTGGTTACCAAAGTGAAGGAAGCTGTGGAGGTTCTTAAGAGTGTGTCAGAGTCCAACTCCAACTCCAACTCCAACTCTAAGTCCAACAACAGCCCCATTCACTTGTCTGCTGAGGTTGCAGTGAATTGA